The Apium graveolens cultivar Ventura chromosome 6, ASM990537v1, whole genome shotgun sequence genome contains a region encoding:
- the LOC141665447 gene encoding uncharacterized protein LOC141665447, with amino-acid sequence MQQQQQQFQQQMLQQVVHLEKQAAAAAVITFKQFQSVKPPEFEGSADPTKARVWLKEMEKAFVLVKVEEDQKPDFASYFLKGETNYWWESKKALEGEGVVNWDRFTDLFLEKYFPRYMKNQMEIKFLELKQGNLSVTDYEAKFTELARFVPEQVDTDEKRAKRFQQGLKPWIRSRVAVFELTTYTVVVQKAMIIEGESEASQKEKGPGSFQNRSNRRPGF; translated from the coding sequence atgcagcagcaacaacagcaatttcaacaacaaatgttacaacaagTCGTTCATCTAGAGAAACAAGCAGCAGCAGCAGCGGTAATTACTTTTAAGCAATTCCAGTCGGTGaagcctccagaatttgaaggtTCCGCAGATCCTACTAAGGCAAGAgtttggttaaaagaaatggaaaAGGCCTTTGTGTTAGTAAAAGTTGAGGAAGATCAGAAACCGGATTTCGCTAGTTACTTTCTAAAAGGTGAGaccaattactggtgggaatcgaagaaggCTTTGGAGGGCGAAGGTGTAGTGAATTGGGATAGATTTACCGATCtttttctggaaaagtattttcctcgttatatgaagaatcaaatggaaaTCAAGTTCTTGGAGTTGAAGCAGGGTAATTTGTCGGTCACGGATTATGAAGcgaagttcactgaattggctaggtttgttcctgAGCAGGTAGATACTGATGAAAAGCGAGCtaagaggtttcagcagggaTTGAAGCCATGGATCCGTAGCAGGGTAGCAGTGTTCGAGCTAACAACTTATACAGttgttgttcagaaggccatgattattgaaggagagaGTGAAGCATCTCAGAAAGAAAAGGGACCAGGAAGTTTTCAGAACCGTTCCAATAGAAGGCCGGGATTCTAA